One stretch of bacterium DNA includes these proteins:
- a CDS encoding sulfite exporter TauE/SafE family protein yields MMETIGLALLLGLSLGPVCLATCSALYVPLLLAEDRRGFAGSFKLFLEFSLGRLLGYLTVGLAVGLVAELLNPDLRRVPWLPGASEILVGALMLAYGLWRSFPSASLCKKLNEREGKPPAAFLIGLASGLSICVPFVSTVTLGVATGDLVQSLLLFIAFFFGTSVWFIPLTLAGPLSRSASLRKFAAWAAVLAGAVFLVIGVLHVSTGTHF; encoded by the coding sequence ATGATGGAAACCATAGGGCTGGCGCTGCTCTTGGGCCTTTCGCTGGGGCCGGTCTGCCTGGCCACCTGCTCGGCGCTCTACGTGCCACTCCTGTTGGCCGAGGACCGGCGGGGCTTCGCCGGGTCGTTCAAGCTGTTCCTCGAGTTCAGCCTGGGGCGGCTCTTGGGCTACCTGACGGTGGGGCTCGCGGTGGGATTGGTGGCCGAGCTTCTGAACCCCGATCTGCGGCGGGTCCCCTGGCTCCCCGGCGCCTCGGAGATTCTGGTGGGGGCGCTCATGCTGGCCTACGGGCTCTGGCGGAGCTTCCCCTCGGCCAGTCTATGTAAAAAGTTGAACGAGCGGGAGGGCAAGCCGCCGGCCGCCTTTCTCATCGGCCTCGCCTCCGGTCTTTCGATCTGCGTCCCCTTCGTCTCCACCGTCACCCTCGGGGTGGCCACGGGGGACCTGGTGCAATCGCTTCTCTTGTTCATCGCCTTTTTCTTCGGAACCTCGGTCTGGTTCATCCCGCTGACGCTGGCGGGCCCCTTGAGCCGGTCGGCGTCGCTGCGGAAGTTCGCGGCTTGGGCGGCGGTGCTGGCCGGGGCGGTCTTCCTCGTCATCGGCGTACTGCACGTCTCCACCGGCACGCATTTTTAA